One window of the Plasmodium vivax chromosome 2, whole genome shotgun sequence genome contains the following:
- a CDS encoding hypothetical protein, conserved (encoded by transcript PVX_081330A): MAKTTYLALFCCCVLKSISVLGRDPASALERITEFRQQHRRTLDGRLCAAAFLHDDQTYTDCTSATSPDGTSGREWCYVEVQLLGKGSRDWDYCANAVSYDKLRLHAKKVFEDKSVEADRLKDRLHVLNSRVHSMLSKYNSVCGSKHQVVGSRIGRINQWVQTSVESLKRIEDNANDLDATRSVMGKVQGEMKRERDGFVDVKENCERWAGYEKEPHSDGLKVSYFNNPFLEGTPVESKVEKKISFAYSNRGPSEMISPYRYSLRYEGYLMIPHSGVYTFTFETNCYARLLLNGRVVLSHGFAASGGNEGGGAVEEVLTFGREDHSSVELPGGGKPPLRNLHGGASPLAEMNDEPSNVVKVSKPIELVGGEKSSFVLEVSHSSHLKFEGGEFLRGGGDSLKESPPFGDPPAAASFSLLWQSSRIDKQPIQSSYLFQDNAVPPVRFSAVDADLFSIGVVHTEEQIFMDDANWVISSVPSKYLNLHLLKTGSRPHFSHFSVSMNTGCNLFIASPVGETFPLSPSKDGATWKAFETDDSVEVIHRETKEKRIYKLKFIPLKSGALLKVDVLKGIPFWVISQGRKILPTICSGDEEVLSNPQNEVFKECTSSSSLSPEFDCLAGLSTYHRDKKNHTWKTSSGSIGQFIKIFFNKPVQITKFRFKPRDDLLSWPSEVALQFDTDEEVIIPILHTHNMGQNTTRLEHPIITTSVKVEVRDMYERASENTGGSFEVIGSTCQMMEDDYMTHHAVIDITECDRRLESLPDVMPLTKGSKFLAICPRPCLSSSNGGVIYGSDVYSTDSAVCGAAVHAGVCSREGEGSCHFLVVVRGGRANFVGALQNNVLSLSRGGGGSGSGSSTSSDGDGDSDSSTSRANFSFSLSSASGFGGGPRGAHAEAAPSSYSIVFKPRDHLAPTNGFLVDSGREFTSYGSVAYGWKREVSPSSSFSSPSPSYTSPPLEEPTLLRGDSSSFNGIYSGGIEFPPASASQNCISQLDCQTNFWKFQMQENGTYFVQVLVGNKTSPEKQKAFVELNGVPIIKGVDLGPDEVFVATDRVQVTNRALVLTSTCLGGESACSRARVSIMAVQIVKT, encoded by the exons ATGGCAAAGACCACCTACTTGGCCCTGTTTTGTTGCTGCGTGCTGAAGAGCATCTCGGTGCTCGGGAGGGATCCCGCGAGCGCCCTGGAGAGGATAACGGAGTTCAGGCAGCAGCACAGGAGGACCCTGGACGGGCGGCTGTGCGCCGCTGCCTTCCTGCACGACGACCAGACCTACACGGACTGCACCAGCGCGACTTCGCCCGACGGGACCAGCG ggcGAGAATGGTGCTACGTAGAAGTGCAGCTGCTGGGGAAGGGGTCCCGCGACTGGGACTACTGCGCCAACGCAGTGAGCTACGACAAGCTGAGGCTGCACGCGAAGAAGGTGTTCGAAGACAAGTCGGTAGAAGCAGACAGGTTAAAGGATCGACTGCACGTGCTAAACAGTCGCGTGCACAGCATGCTCAGCAAATACAATTCCGTGTGTGGGAGCAAGCACCAAGTGGTAGGCTCGCGAATAGGAAGAATCAACCAGTGGGTTCAAACGAGCGTAGAATCTCTAAAGCGAATTGAAGATAACGCCAACGATTTAGATGCGACGAGAAGTGTAATGGGCAAAGTACAAGGGGAGATGAAACGAGAAAGGGACGGGTTCGTAGATGTAAAAGAAAACTGTGAGCGTTGGGCTGGTTATGAAAAGGAGCCACACAGCGATGGGCTCAAGGTGTCCTATTTTAATAACCCCTTTTTGGAAGGAACCCCAGTGGAGAGTAAAGTGGAGAAGAAAATCAGCTTCGCCTACAGCAATAGGGGACCATCCGAGATGATCTCTCCTTATAGGTACTCCCTGCGCTATGAGGGGTACCTCATGATTCCGCACAGTGGTGTATACACTTTTACATTCGAGACGAACTGCTACGCGAGGTTGCTCTTAAACGGAAGGGTAGTCCTCTCACATGGTTTTGCCGCTTCAGGTGGGaacgaaggggggggagcagtaGAAGAGGTACTTACCTTTGGAAGGGAGGACCATTCTTCAGTGGAGCTCCCTGGGGGGGGCAAACCTCCCTTGCGGAACCTCCACGGGGGAGCGTCCCCCTTGGCCGAAATGAATGACGAACCGAGCAACGTGGTTAAGGTGTCCAAGCCGATCGAGCTGgtcgggggggagaagagcaGCTTCGTCTTGGAGGTGTCTCACTCGTCTCATTTGAAGttcgaggggggggagttccTGCGTGGGGGGGGTGACTCTCTCAAGGaatcccccccttttggggacccccccgcagcggcGTCCTTCTCGCTCCTTTGGCAGTCCAGCCGCATCGACAAGCAGCCCATCCAGAGCAGCTACCTCTTCCAGGATAACGCAGTCCCGCCTGTTCGATTCTCCGCAGTAGATGCAGACCTGTTTTCCATTGGAGTAGTTCACACAGAGGAGCAAATATTTATGGACGACGCCAACTGGGTGATTAGCAGCGTGCCCAGTAAGTACCTGAACTTGCATCTACTCAAAACGGGTTCTAGACCCCATTTTTCGCACTTCTCCGTATCTATGAACACGGGTTGCAACCTATTCATCGCTTCACCGGTGGGGGAAACCTTCCCCTTGAGTCCCTCCAAAGATGGAGCGACGTGGAAAGCATTTGAAACGGACGACAGTGTAGAGGTGATTCACAGAGAGACGAAGGAAAAGAGAATCTATAAGCTCAAGTTCATTCCTCTGAAGAGTGGGGCTCTCCTAAAGGTTGACGTTTTGAAGGGAATTCCCTTTTGGGTTATCTCACAAGGGAGGAAAATCCTACCAACGATTTGTTCTGGAGATGAGGAGGTGCTATCAAACCCACAGAATGAGGTCTTCAAAGAGTGCACATCGTCGAGTAGTCTCTCTCCCGAATTTGATTGTCTAGCCGGGCTGAGCACCTACCATAGGGATAAGAAGAACCACACGTGGAAAACGTCTAGCGGATCTATAGGTCAGTTTATAAAGATCTTCTTCAATAAGCCCGTACAAATTACCAAGTTTAGGTTTAAGCCCAGAGACGACCTGCTGTCTTGGCCCTCCGAAGTAGCTCTCCAATTCGATACCGATGAGGAGGTGATCATACCAATTCTGCATACGCACAATATGGGGCAGAACACGACTAGGCTAGAACACCCAATCATCACCACCTCTGTTAAGGTAGAAGTGAGAGACATGTACGAACGGGCAAGTGAAAATACAGGAGGTTCTTTCGAGGTAATTGGAAGCACATGCCAGATGATGGAAGACGACTACATGACGCACCATGCTGTTATAGACATCACCGAGTGTGATCGTAGGTTGGAGTCCCTCCCAGATGTTATGCCCTTAACGAAGGGGAGCAAATTTCTGGCCATTTGTCCCCGCCCCTGCTTGAGCAGCTCCAATGGGGGAGTCATTTACGGGTCAGATGTTTATTCCACAGATTCTGCCGTATGTGGGGCGGCCGTACACGCGGGGGTGTGCAGCCGTGAGGGGGAGGGCAGCTGCCACTTCCTCGTTGTGGTGCGCGGCGGGCGGGCCAACTTCGTGGGGGCTCTCCAGAACAACGTCCTGTCTCTCAGTCGGGGTGGTGGCGGTAGCGGTAGCGGTAGCTCCACCAGTAGCGATGGCGATGGCGATAGCGATAGCTCCACCAGTAGGGCCAACTTCTCATTTTCCCTCTCCAGTGCGTCAGGGTTCGGGGGGGGTCCGCGCGGGGCCCACGCAGAAGCCGCGCCAAGCAGCTACTCCATTGTGTTCAAGCCGAGGGACCATTTGGCTCCAACGAACGGCTTTCTAGTAGACTCAGGGAGAGAGTTCACCAGCTACGGAAGCGTTGCCTACGGATGGAAGAGGGAGGTTTCTCCTTCgtcctctttttcctctccttctcctagctacacttcccccccgttggaAGAACCGACGCTGCTTAGGGGGGACTCCTCCTCATTCAATGGGATTTACTCCGGGGGGATAGAATTCCCCCCCGCCTCGGCTAGCCAAAATTGCATTTCCCAACTGGATTGCCAGACCAACTTCTGGAAGTTTCAGATGCAAGAAAATGGCACCTACTTTGTGCAGGTGCTAGTGGGGAATAAAACTTCCCCTGAGAAGCAGAAGGCCTTCGTCGAGCTGAATGGCGTTCCCATCATAAAGGGGGTGGACCTTGGCCCAGACGAGGTCTTCGTCGCCACTGACCGCGTGCAGGTGACGAACCGGGCCCTCGTCCTCACGTCCACTTGCCTGGGCGGCGAGAGTGCCTGCTCGCGGGCGCGCGTCAGCATCATGGCGGTCCAGATTGTGAAGACGTAG